A region from the Melioribacter roseus P3M-2 genome encodes:
- a CDS encoding sensor histidine kinase encodes MMINPFIKNKKLLLIYSLLWIFIAAAQSLILIFIVDAPFDYSIADGIVFNGLYSFLGLSFWYMVNFNSLDNYPAYKIILNHIASAAIITTFWLAASYFILSNIIDDPEYLTMLDESLIWRAIAGIMFYIIIIAVDYVIIYYNNFHDKVLKEAELRTLVKETELKSLKYQINPHFIFNSLNSVASLTLSDPEKAREMTIKLSSFLRGTLSRNENRTNSLKEELENSRLYLDIEKVRFGDKFDYVEECDEDCRGGEVPAMLLQPLFENAIKHGVYERVEKVTIKLKCKRENGFLKISLENNYDPEAVPRKGEGIGLKNIKNRLKLFYDNENLISTDKSDGIFRVNIYIPEKK; translated from the coding sequence ATGATGATTAATCCGTTTATCAAAAATAAAAAACTCCTTTTAATCTATTCCCTGCTGTGGATATTCATAGCCGCGGCGCAATCGTTAATTCTTATTTTTATTGTGGACGCTCCTTTCGATTATTCGATTGCCGACGGCATTGTATTTAACGGGCTCTATTCATTCCTGGGACTCAGTTTCTGGTATATGGTAAATTTCAATTCGCTCGACAATTATCCCGCTTACAAGATTATACTTAATCATATAGCTTCGGCGGCGATAATTACGACATTCTGGCTCGCCGCTTCTTATTTTATACTGTCGAACATTATCGACGACCCGGAATATTTGACAATGCTGGACGAAAGTCTGATATGGCGCGCCATTGCGGGAATTATGTTCTACATCATTATTATCGCGGTCGATTACGTTATTATCTACTACAACAATTTTCACGACAAAGTATTGAAAGAAGCCGAGCTGAGGACGCTTGTAAAAGAGACCGAATTGAAGTCCCTTAAATATCAAATCAATCCCCACTTTATTTTCAACAGTCTCAATTCAGTCGCTTCTCTGACGTTGAGCGATCCGGAAAAAGCGCGGGAAATGACGATTAAACTCTCTTCTTTTTTAAGAGGCACATTATCGCGTAATGAAAATCGGACAAATTCCCTGAAAGAAGAGCTCGAAAATTCGCGGCTCTATCTCGACATCGAAAAAGTAAGATTCGGAGACAAATTCGATTACGTAGAAGAATGCGACGAGGATTGCCGCGGAGGCGAAGTTCCCGCCATGCTGCTTCAGCCTCTGTTCGAAAACGCAATCAAACACGGAGTGTACGAGAGAGTCGAAAAAGTAACCATTAAACTCAAATGCAAAAGAGAAAACGGATTCCTCAAAATTAGTCTGGAAAACAATTACGATCCTGAAGCCGTTCCCCGCAAAGGCGAAGGCATCGGTTTGAAGAATATTAAAAACCGTCTCAAACTCTTTTACGACAACGAGAATTTGATTTCCACGGATAAAAGCGACGGAATTTTCAGGGTAAATATTTACATACCGGAGAAAAAATGA
- a CDS encoding LiaF transmembrane domain-containing protein: MDNSKASKTNWLGILLIVAGALLLIDNVFMIDFSFRHIIFSWHMLFLIIGITVLSKSKNSVVGIVFLVIGIFGIAGKIVNPFFILRFRDFWPVIIIIIGLFIILKRNGRHVKRVELEEEPPETGTEPENFVYTENTDFINEDCILTSSSKLIRSENFSGGKINVIMGSIQINFDNSKLAEGAVTLDISCIMGGCTLFVPKNWKVISNITSVFGGFDDKRYVMPGTEENQEGLLILKGSVIFGGCEVHYS; encoded by the coding sequence ATGGATAATTCAAAAGCATCAAAGACTAACTGGCTCGGTATACTTCTGATTGTTGCGGGAGCTTTGCTTTTAATCGACAACGTTTTTATGATCGACTTCTCGTTCCGGCACATTATCTTTTCGTGGCATATGCTCTTTCTGATTATCGGTATAACGGTTCTTTCGAAATCGAAAAACAGCGTTGTCGGAATCGTCTTCCTTGTAATAGGTATTTTCGGAATAGCCGGCAAAATTGTGAATCCTTTCTTTATATTGAGATTCCGTGATTTCTGGCCGGTAATAATAATTATTATAGGACTCTTTATTATTCTGAAAAGAAACGGTCGTCACGTAAAAAGGGTAGAGTTGGAAGAGGAACCGCCGGAAACCGGAACGGAACCGGAAAATTTTGTCTATACGGAAAATACGGATTTTATAAACGAGGATTGCATACTTACTAGCTCAAGCAAACTGATCCGTTCGGAAAATTTCAGCGGCGGAAAAATCAACGTTATTATGGGAAGTATCCAGATCAATTTCGACAATTCAAAACTCGCCGAAGGCGCGGTTACGCTCGATATTAGCTGCATTATGGGCGGATGCACGCTCTTTGTGCCTAAAAACTGGAAAGTGATTTCGAATATTACGTCCGTCTTCGGCGGATTCGACGATAAACGTTATGTAATGCCGGGAACGGAAGAGAATCAGGAAGGTCTTCTGATTTTGAAAGGCTCGGTTATCTTCGGCGGCTGCGAAGTCCATTACTCGTGA
- a CDS encoding LiaF transmembrane domain-containing protein, translating to MQSHMTTRILTGFILMVLGILFLLDNYGIMTLPEFIYSWEYLFILFGLMIFFLTRSKTAGLIFIGIGLFKIAPELWPLLLILLGVYILFRQGGKSNYHFGKKHRPHKSEQGGVKSEEESGTIEEVSVFGGSSKNYYIDNFRGGNIVSIFGGSEINLTNCKLAEGDNTLDITIIFGGATLIVPPGWKIVVDVLPIFGGFSDSRKKIPDSDFDEDKILYIKGIIIFGGGEIKN from the coding sequence ATGCAAAGTCATATGACAACAAGAATTCTGACGGGATTCATTCTGATGGTTCTGGGAATTTTATTCCTGCTCGACAATTACGGAATAATGACGCTGCCGGAATTCATCTACTCGTGGGAATATTTGTTCATACTGTTCGGACTTATGATCTTTTTCCTTACTCGCAGCAAAACGGCGGGACTAATATTTATAGGCATCGGATTGTTCAAAATAGCGCCGGAGTTGTGGCCCCTGCTGCTCATTCTTCTGGGCGTTTATATTTTATTCAGGCAGGGAGGAAAATCCAATTATCATTTCGGAAAGAAGCATCGTCCTCATAAATCCGAGCAGGGCGGCGTCAAATCGGAAGAAGAATCCGGAACCATTGAAGAAGTCTCCGTATTCGGAGGCAGCAGCAAGAATTATTACATAGATAATTTCAGAGGCGGCAATATCGTATCGATTTTCGGAGGTTCGGAAATTAATTTAACCAACTGCAAACTAGCCGAAGGCGACAACACTCTCGACATAACAATCATATTCGGAGGCGCCACTTTGATTGTGCCGCCGGGCTGGAAAATCGTCGTCGACGTCCTGCCGATTTTCGGCGGCTTTTCGGATTCCAGAAAAAAGATACCCGATTCGGATTTCGACGAGGACAAAATTCTCTACATCAAAGGGATAATTATCTTCGGCGGCGGCGAAATTAAAAACTAA
- a CDS encoding nucleoside-triphosphatase, translating into MSSIKIISGPINSGKTTALFKWAAVLSGIDGVLQPVIEGKRFLYHINSRTVFSLEPAGEEDALTVGKFRFSRNAFRWANGKLIEAVKQNYDALIFDEIGKLESEGEGLAPALNYALESSGSAMLILVVRENLLDSITDKFKIVNPEVIREPYEII; encoded by the coding sequence ATGTCCAGTATAAAAATTATTTCCGGGCCTATTAATTCGGGCAAAACAACCGCGCTTTTCAAATGGGCCGCAGTACTGTCCGGTATCGATGGCGTTCTTCAACCGGTTATCGAAGGAAAACGGTTCCTCTATCACATAAATAGCAGAACGGTTTTTTCGCTGGAACCCGCAGGAGAGGAAGACGCGCTTACCGTAGGTAAATTTCGTTTCAGCCGAAACGCCTTCCGGTGGGCAAACGGAAAATTAATCGAAGCGGTAAAACAAAATTACGACGCTCTAATCTTCGATGAAATCGGCAAACTCGAATCGGAAGGAGAAGGACTTGCCCCCGCATTGAATTATGCGCTGGAATCTTCGGGCTCAGCGATGTTGATATTGGTAGTGAGGGAAAATCTGCTCGATTCAATTACGGATAAATTTAAGATTGTTAATCCGGAAGTTATCCGGGAGCCGTACGAAATTATTTGA
- a CDS encoding carboxymuconolactone decarboxylase family protein — MGKLPKRFERFLKEYPQVAVAYEKLGGAVHEAGPLDEKTRILVKLALSAGAMMEGAVHAQVRKAVKAKIKNEEIRQVALLAIPTIGFPASMAVMSWIDDILDKKRERNN, encoded by the coding sequence ATGGGAAAATTACCCAAGAGATTTGAACGATTCTTGAAAGAATATCCCCAGGTAGCGGTGGCATACGAAAAACTGGGAGGCGCGGTTCACGAAGCGGGGCCGCTCGACGAGAAGACGAGAATACTCGTTAAACTGGCGCTTTCAGCCGGCGCAATGATGGAAGGCGCCGTTCACGCGCAGGTGCGAAAAGCCGTCAAAGCAAAAATCAAAAACGAGGAAATAAGACAGGTGGCGCTTCTGGCAATTCCCACAATCGGGTTTCCGGCTTCGATGGCTGTAATGAGTTGGATCGACGATATTCTCGACAAAAAAAGGGAAAGAAATAATTGA
- the galE gene encoding UDP-glucose 4-epimerase GalE yields the protein MKVLVTGGAGYIGSHFVKYLVKNNFSPVVLDSLVRGHREAVGDSVPFENADLLDYDSLEKVIYKHKPEAIVHFAAFAYVGESVENPELYYTNNVVGSFNLIKAAVKNNIKKFVFSSTCSIYGNPLNVPISESEPAKPINPYANTKLVIEMMLKDFEYKYGLKHVCLRYFNAAGADPEGEIGESHSPETHLIPIVLEAALGKREKVFVFGNDYDTQDGTCIRDYIHVVDLADAHLKALLYLDKENSTSEIINLGTGAGNSVLEIIKRAEEITGKKINYEITGRRPGDPAVLVADNKKARKLLDWKPELKIEEILSTAWKWHSNPRY from the coding sequence GTGAAAGTATTGGTCACAGGCGGAGCCGGATATATCGGTTCTCACTTCGTCAAATATCTAGTAAAAAATAATTTTTCGCCGGTCGTGCTCGACAGTCTCGTAAGAGGTCACCGCGAGGCGGTTGGCGATTCTGTCCCGTTCGAAAATGCGGATTTGCTCGACTACGACTCGCTCGAAAAAGTAATCTACAAACACAAGCCCGAAGCTATCGTACATTTTGCCGCATTCGCATATGTGGGAGAATCGGTCGAAAATCCCGAACTCTACTATACCAATAATGTGGTGGGAAGTTTTAATTTGATAAAAGCGGCGGTAAAAAACAATATTAAAAAGTTTGTCTTTTCTTCCACCTGCTCGATATACGGCAATCCGCTAAACGTGCCTATTTCGGAATCGGAACCGGCAAAACCGATTAATCCGTACGCAAACACCAAACTTGTAATCGAAATGATGTTGAAGGACTTCGAATACAAGTACGGTTTGAAACACGTTTGTTTGAGATATTTTAACGCGGCGGGAGCCGACCCCGAAGGAGAAATCGGGGAAAGTCATTCGCCCGAGACTCATTTAATTCCGATTGTGCTCGAAGCCGCTTTGGGCAAACGCGAAAAAGTTTTTGTATTCGGAAACGATTACGACACTCAAGACGGAACGTGCATACGGGATTATATACACGTCGTCGACCTTGCCGACGCGCATCTGAAAGCCCTCCTTTATCTGGATAAAGAAAATTCGACGTCGGAAATTATCAATCTCGGCACAGGCGCGGGTAATTCCGTTCTGGAAATAATAAAGAGAGCCGAAGAAATTACAGGCAAAAAAATAAATTACGAAATTACCGGTCGACGCCCCGGCGACCCAGCAGTTTTAGTAGCCGACAACAAAAAAGCGCGGAAACTTCTCGACTGGAAACCGGAATTAAAAATCGAAGAGATCCTTTCGACCGCATGGAAATGGCATTCTAATCCCAGATACTGA
- the rfbC gene encoding dTDP-4-dehydrorhamnose 3,5-epimerase, translated as MIFEKVHIDGLLIVKPDVYEDQRGFFFELFNKFKYEEAGIKFDFVQDNISKSVKNTIRGLHYQIGEFAQGKLCTVLKGRVLDVAVDIRYGSPTYGKYFSYELDDVKKEQLWIPPGFAHGFSVLSDEAVFMYKCTARYSREHERAILFNDSDLNIDWRINHPVVSDKDLKAKQFKDIEHDFIFKREGNQ; from the coding sequence ATGATTTTCGAAAAAGTACATATCGACGGACTTTTAATAGTAAAACCCGACGTTTACGAAGACCAACGCGGTTTCTTTTTTGAATTGTTCAACAAATTCAAATATGAAGAGGCGGGCATTAAATTCGACTTTGTCCAGGATAATATATCGAAATCGGTAAAAAACACGATCCGCGGACTCCATTATCAGATCGGCGAATTTGCTCAGGGCAAACTCTGCACGGTTTTAAAAGGCAGGGTACTCGATGTGGCTGTCGACATTCGTTACGGATCGCCGACGTACGGCAAATATTTCTCCTACGAACTCGACGACGTTAAAAAAGAACAGCTCTGGATTCCGCCCGGATTTGCTCACGGTTTTTCCGTTTTGTCGGACGAAGCAGTATTCATGTATAAATGCACCGCGCGTTACAGCAGAGAACACGAGCGCGCAATTTTGTTTAACGACTCGGATTTAAATATCGACTGGCGAATTAACCATCCGGTTGTATCGGATAAAGATTTGAAAGCCAAACAATTCAAAGACATAGAACACGATTTCATATTCAAACGGGAGGGCAATCAATGA
- a CDS encoding UDP-glucose dehydrogenase family protein: protein MKLAVIGTGYVGLVSGTCFAEMGNTVICVDNNPDKLEKLNKRIVPIYEPGLEILFQRNIDKKRLSFTSDLRRAVEESEIIFLCLPTPQGEDGSADLKYVFGVAEEIGKILQSLPNNEFKIIVNKSTVPVGTSTAVRQIIEKYNIENFEVVSNPEFLREGFAVDDFMKPDRIVVGARNPKAFEKMRILYEPFVRQGNPIFEMDPESAEVTKYASNSYLAMRITFMNELANFCEKAGANVEMVRKAMGSDSRIGKRFLFPGIGYGGSCFPKDVNALIKTSEEFGSPMKILKVVDEVNKNQKQLLVKKVKEHFNGNIEGKKFAVWGLSFKPNTDDMREAPSIVIINQLLDSNAKVVAYDPAAMENARFYLGDKPEYAQDQYSALPDADALLILTEWNEFRNPDFDKIKSLLKNKLIFDGRNIFDPAKMKELGFTYYSIGRKPVNN, encoded by the coding sequence ATGAAATTAGCCGTAATCGGTACCGGATATGTAGGTTTGGTAAGCGGAACCTGTTTTGCAGAAATGGGCAATACGGTCATCTGCGTGGACAACAATCCGGATAAACTCGAAAAACTGAACAAACGGATTGTCCCGATTTACGAACCGGGACTCGAAATTTTATTCCAGAGAAATATCGACAAAAAGAGGCTTTCCTTTACGTCCGATTTACGCCGCGCGGTTGAAGAATCGGAAATAATCTTTTTGTGTCTGCCCACGCCGCAGGGCGAGGACGGTTCGGCGGATTTGAAGTATGTATTCGGCGTCGCCGAAGAAATCGGCAAGATACTGCAAAGTTTACCGAATAACGAATTCAAAATAATCGTCAACAAGAGCACCGTTCCTGTCGGAACTTCCACGGCAGTCCGACAAATAATAGAAAAATACAATATCGAAAATTTCGAAGTTGTTTCGAATCCCGAATTTTTGAGGGAAGGATTTGCCGTCGACGATTTTATGAAACCCGACAGAATAGTCGTCGGAGCGAGGAATCCGAAAGCGTTTGAAAAGATGAGAATTCTCTACGAGCCGTTTGTGCGCCAGGGCAATCCGATTTTCGAAATGGATCCCGAAAGCGCCGAAGTGACGAAATACGCTTCGAATTCGTATCTGGCAATGAGAATTACGTTCATGAACGAGCTGGCAAATTTTTGCGAAAAAGCCGGAGCAAATGTGGAAATGGTTCGCAAAGCAATGGGCTCCGACAGCAGGATCGGAAAACGTTTTCTGTTTCCGGGAATCGGCTACGGCGGCTCCTGCTTTCCCAAAGACGTAAATGCATTGATTAAAACGTCGGAAGAATTCGGCTCGCCGATGAAAATTCTCAAAGTCGTCGACGAGGTAAACAAAAACCAGAAACAACTCCTGGTTAAAAAAGTTAAAGAGCATTTCAACGGAAATATCGAAGGTAAAAAGTTTGCGGTATGGGGACTCTCCTTCAAACCGAATACAGACGATATGAGGGAAGCTCCTTCGATAGTAATCATAAATCAATTACTCGACTCGAATGCAAAAGTGGTAGCTTACGACCCGGCGGCAATGGAAAACGCTCGTTTCTATTTAGGCGACAAACCCGAGTACGCTCAGGACCAATATTCCGCCCTGCCGGACGCAGACGCTCTTTTGATATTGACCGAATGGAACGAATTCAGGAATCCCGATTTCGACAAGATAAAAAGTTTGCTGAAAAACAAATTGATTTTCGACGGCAGAAATATCTTCGACCCCGCAAAGATGAAAGAGCTCGGCTTTACATACTACAGCATCGGGCGCAAACCCGTAAACAATTGA
- a CDS encoding YdeI/OmpD-associated family protein, with translation MPDDLKKVFKTNKKAYDFFETLSFTNRKEYVLWITGAKKIETREKRINLAIEYLLEGKKNPHKK, from the coding sequence ATCCCCGACGATTTAAAGAAGGTTTTTAAGACGAATAAAAAAGCTTACGATTTTTTCGAAACGCTCTCGTTTACGAACAGAAAAGAATACGTTCTTTGGATAACCGGCGCGAAAAAAATCGAGACCAGGGAAAAACGGATTAATCTGGCAATCGAATATTTGCTCGAAGGTAAAAAAAATCCGCACAAAAAATAA
- a CDS encoding Rossmann-fold NAD(P)-binding domain-containing protein yields MDIQNKTVLVLGAWGLVGNAVTRKLVSEKPKRIIVTSLKKEEALGHVEKLKKEFPGLPEDYFIPWWGNIFVRHEFKDKNRLELLENPETRRIMMYDIMEELSDSILEASAAYKLIMEYKPDIVIDCVNSATAIAYQDVYSTYYRIKRLMNEGSDAEILKSEMEKLFCTEYVPQIIRHVQILYNAMSRAGTKIYFKIGTSGTGGMGLNIPYTHSEEKPSRVLLSKSAVAGAHTLLLFLMGRTPQGPITKEIKPTAAIAWKKIEFGEIRKGGKPIEIQEVSMNDAFRLEGKLNLKPDIKFKSTGESLKSVYIDTGENGTFSRGEFEAITTQGQMEYVTPEEIADDLIYEIKGGNTGHDIINALDNATLEPTYRAGFLQHSAVEKLEELENIHNKESVAFELLGPPRLSKLLHEINLLRHVAGEMKKIPEFTPAQLSEKLFEFIKDNDNLRNEIISIGIPILLPDGKSLLRGNTIKIPPFRGENELNITPENIDMWAHDGWVDLREKNMETWIDRIGTIMSEAGSIPEDDTSSMHVRTKKYWNDFGKIDIGKVVGWIFSKEEKGERMKA; encoded by the coding sequence ATGGATATTCAAAACAAAACAGTTCTGGTTCTGGGGGCATGGGGTTTGGTCGGCAATGCAGTCACACGTAAACTCGTTAGCGAAAAACCGAAAAGAATTATTGTCACTTCGCTCAAAAAAGAAGAAGCTCTCGGACATGTTGAAAAATTGAAAAAAGAATTTCCCGGACTGCCCGAAGATTATTTTATTCCCTGGTGGGGCAATATTTTCGTCAGACATGAATTTAAGGATAAGAACCGTTTGGAACTGCTCGAAAATCCTGAAACGCGCCGTATAATGATGTATGATATAATGGAGGAACTGAGCGATTCGATATTGGAGGCTTCGGCTGCTTATAAGCTCATTATGGAATACAAGCCCGATATAGTTATTGACTGCGTTAATTCGGCGACCGCTATAGCTTATCAGGACGTTTATTCTACTTACTACCGGATTAAAAGATTGATGAACGAAGGCTCCGACGCCGAAATTCTTAAAAGCGAAATGGAAAAACTCTTTTGCACCGAGTATGTTCCTCAAATTATCCGCCACGTGCAAATCCTTTATAACGCTATGAGCAGGGCGGGCACGAAAATTTATTTTAAAATCGGCACCAGCGGCACCGGAGGCATGGGGTTAAACATTCCTTACACTCACAGCGAAGAAAAACCCTCCCGAGTTCTATTGAGCAAATCGGCCGTCGCCGGCGCTCATACTTTACTGCTCTTTTTAATGGGAAGAACGCCGCAAGGTCCGATTACAAAAGAAATTAAACCGACAGCTGCAATTGCATGGAAAAAAATAGAGTTCGGCGAAATCAGAAAAGGAGGCAAACCGATCGAAATCCAGGAAGTAAGTATGAACGACGCCTTTAGACTGGAAGGGAAATTGAATTTGAAACCCGATATAAAATTCAAGTCAACGGGCGAATCGTTGAAATCCGTTTATATCGATACGGGCGAGAACGGCACTTTTTCGAGGGGCGAGTTCGAAGCTATTACCACGCAGGGACAAATGGAATATGTTACTCCCGAAGAAATTGCCGACGATCTGATTTACGAAATTAAAGGCGGTAATACGGGTCACGACATTATCAACGCGCTCGACAATGCGACGCTCGAGCCGACTTACAGAGCCGGATTCTTGCAGCATTCGGCTGTCGAGAAACTCGAAGAACTCGAAAATATTCATAATAAAGAGAGCGTAGCGTTTGAATTGCTCGGTCCGCCCCGTCTTTCGAAACTTTTGCACGAAATAAATCTACTGAGACATGTAGCGGGCGAAATGAAAAAAATACCGGAATTTACGCCGGCTCAACTGTCGGAGAAATTATTTGAATTTATTAAAGATAACGACAATCTGAGAAACGAAATAATTTCGATCGGCATTCCGATACTTCTGCCAGACGGCAAGTCCCTTCTGCGGGGAAATACGATAAAAATTCCTCCGTTCAGAGGCGAAAACGAACTGAACATTACTCCCGAAAATATCGATATGTGGGCGCACGACGGCTGGGTGGACTTGAGAGAGAAAAATATGGAAACCTGGATCGACAGGATCGGTACTATAATGTCGGAAGCCGGATCGATTCCCGAAGACGACACGAGTTCGATGCACGTGAGAACCAAAAAATACTGGAACGATTTCGGTAAAATCGACATCGGGAAAGTTGTCGGATGGATTTTCAGTAAGGAAGAAAAAGGCGAACGAATGAAAGCCTGA
- a CDS encoding PTS sugar transporter subunit IIA, with product MKVSEILQPDKIIPSLKGRSKTAVINELVDLFKDDERVKDLEGVRESVHEREKIMSTGVGKGFAIPHAKSNGVNDIIAAFGKLDEPIDFQALDGQPVNLVFLLVGKENLVGPHIKLLSRISRMMNNEEFRENLSKARTAEEIYNLFVEEEKQYFEIN from the coding sequence ATGAAAGTCTCGGAAATATTGCAGCCCGACAAAATCATACCCTCGTTAAAAGGCAGATCAAAGACCGCAGTAATCAATGAGCTTGTGGATTTATTTAAGGACGACGAACGCGTCAAAGACCTCGAAGGAGTGCGGGAATCGGTTCACGAACGGGAAAAGATTATGTCGACGGGCGTCGGAAAAGGTTTTGCAATACCGCACGCCAAGTCAAACGGCGTCAATGACATCATCGCCGCTTTCGGCAAACTCGACGAACCGATCGATTTCCAGGCTCTCGACGGTCAACCGGTTAACCTGGTATTCTTATTGGTCGGCAAAGAAAATCTCGTGGGTCCGCACATCAAACTCCTCAGCAGAATTTCAAGAATGATGAACAACGAGGAATTCAGAGAAAATCTTTCAAAGGCTCGTACTGCCGAAGAAATTTACAATCTCTTCGTCGAAGAAGAGAAACAATATTTCGAAATTAACTAA
- the hisS gene encoding histidine--tRNA ligase, protein MIKAITGTKDILPGDIPKWRYIENLVRSILEEFNYNEIRTPIFEETRLFARGIGEETDIVSKEMYTFEDRGGMSLTLKPEMTAAVVRALIEHSLHKKSQLNKLFYISPMFRQERPQAGRLRQFHQFGAEAIGSNDPYLDAEMIVIAHDILKEIGLKNLTVVINTLGIPSERESYKNELKNYLKNHYDRLSSESKRRYETNILRIFDSKEEQDIEIMKNAPLLIDSLGKESIEHFDIVKNALDKLGVKYEIEPKLVRGLDYYTHTTFEIVSGSVGSQSALCGGGRYNGLVAQLGGDDLPGVGFAAGIERILLACENENILNVPDDKIDVYVALLDKNLNEDSFILTTRLRQKGLKAERDYLSRSVKAQMREANKLNASYVLFFGGEEYKDKKAVLKNMESGEQTDISIDDIESVVEKIKRG, encoded by the coding sequence ATGATTAAAGCAATTACAGGCACAAAAGATATCCTTCCGGGCGATATACCCAAATGGCGGTATATCGAAAATCTTGTCCGCTCAATATTAGAAGAATTTAATTATAACGAAATCAGAACTCCGATTTTCGAAGAGACGCGTCTCTTTGCGCGCGGCATCGGCGAGGAAACTGATATCGTCAGCAAAGAAATGTACACTTTCGAAGACCGCGGCGGTATGAGCTTAACGCTTAAACCTGAAATGACGGCGGCGGTTGTCAGAGCTTTGATAGAGCATTCGCTCCATAAAAAATCGCAGCTCAACAAACTCTTTTATATCTCCCCGATGTTCCGACAGGAAAGACCCCAGGCGGGAAGACTGCGACAGTTTCATCAATTCGGCGCCGAGGCCATCGGCAGCAACGACCCTTACCTCGACGCCGAAATGATTGTAATTGCTCACGACATACTAAAAGAAATCGGTCTGAAAAATTTAACCGTTGTAATCAATACCCTCGGAATTCCTTCCGAAAGAGAATCGTACAAAAACGAATTGAAAAATTATCTTAAGAATCATTACGACCGGCTTTCCAGCGAAAGCAAAAGAAGATACGAAACGAACATCCTGAGAATCTTCGACAGCAAAGAGGAACAGGACATCGAAATAATGAAAAATGCGCCTCTGTTAATCGATTCTCTCGGTAAAGAAAGCATAGAACATTTCGATATAGTTAAAAATGCGCTCGACAAACTCGGCGTTAAATACGAAATCGAACCGAAGCTCGTAAGAGGATTGGATTATTATACGCACACCACATTCGAAATCGTAAGCGGCAGCGTTGGCTCGCAAAGCGCTTTGTGCGGCGGAGGCCGTTATAACGGTTTGGTGGCGCAGCTCGGAGGAGACGATCTACCCGGCGTCGGGTTCGCCGCAGGAATCGAACGGATTTTACTCGCATGCGAAAACGAAAATATACTCAATGTTCCCGATGACAAGATCGACGTTTATGTGGCGCTGCTCGACAAAAATTTAAATGAAGATTCTTTCATTCTTACCACACGCCTACGACAAAAAGGCTTAAAAGCCGAGCGAGACTATTTATCGAGAAGCGTCAAAGCGCAAATGCGCGAGGCAAATAAATTAAACGCCTCCTATGTGCTCTTCTTCGGCGGCGAGGAATATAAAGACAAAAAAGCCGTTTTGAAAAATATGGAGTCGGGCGAACAAACCGACATTTCGATTGACGATATCGAATCAGTCGTTGAAAAAATAAAAAGAGGATAA